A section of the Humulus lupulus chromosome 2, drHumLupu1.1, whole genome shotgun sequence genome encodes:
- the LOC133818104 gene encoding uncharacterized protein LOC133818104 isoform X2: protein MHGSGGEKWKRSRHMWPVPNSTATTVAVNDSNTPDFFCKDGRKIRVGDCALFKPPQDSPPFIGIIRRLTLDKEDTLSLGVNWLYRPADIRLAKGILQDAALNEVFYSFHKDEIPAASLLHPCKVAFLRKGVELPPGISSFVCRRVYDTENKCLWWLTDKDYINERQEEVDKLLDKTRLEMHGGVQSGGRSPKPLNGPSSTPQLKSGSDIVQNSASSFSSQAKGKKRERGDQGTDSVKRERLVKVEDGDSGQFRPENMIKSEIAKITDKGGLVDLAGVEKLVQLMQPDSADKKIDLAGRIMLVDVIAVTDRYDCLGRFVQLRGLPVLDEWLQEVHKGKIGDSCSPKECDKSVEEFLLALLRALDKLPVNLHALKSCNVGKSVNHLRSHKNSEIQKKARTLVDTWKRRVEAEMNMSDAAKSGPGRGVSWPNKPASSEVSHVGSKKTGNSAEVGSKSSNVQPSVSKAHQVKLGSGDAASKASASPGSTKLMSASVGTFSKDQNFRMLVAAGSSDLPLTPIKEEKSSSSSQSQNNSQSSDHAKTVGSSCREDARSSTAGSVCVNKVSSSGSRHRKAINGFQGSAIAGVQKEIGSGKASTPSRNVTPEKPTTGVSHEKLADVPPVEHGNNRLIVRFPNTGRSPARGASGSSFEDSVATCGRASPPTEKHDNHDKKPKGRNDAVRANISSDINSDLCQGKECGFEESAVPACVEQQRAGEDGEKPTEASKAAGSLSNIISRSGKSYEAPLSSMDALLESCAKISEASASTSPGDDGGMNLLASVAAGEISKSGNVSPSASPGRNPSTPEGSSSGNDGKLKQLGEEVSQAQCQQSIGGVSVGSPSERGNTADSLLAKNESRNPVSGGPTNDSGDMKGVSPAHGDRAGESSVHLDGSLSSQENADALKLSDHKPGEPYDVSVTIPVSARKEGCTDAEGAYQFHEQRKFGVRRTRSISSFDNKLKLETSSDEDKKADKKAEYGDERTVENSVPMASEARSGSAKVEKDNETSTCSSSEVGHGDQNADKELYNDVSTEQKPSIVTASNAEPLNGKSDDPLHSSGSGNTLNVECNGEKTDDVKTGGLAEPRTDGQADLCTTFDRDNDCRKDNLETKESVGHSSVAPSPKIEVHAVAVQESEQCEKSNRHKIDDLESAETEQQQPASVNASGPDSFVKLDFDLNEGFPSDDGSNGDLVKVGEPGSSSGAFNPPENLLRSKGELGWKGSAATSAFRPAEPRKTSDAVDSTFSRQGRAPLDFDLNVPDDRAYEDESGPCDRVAGAGGLDLDLNRADESPDVGLFSTSNHARLEMAPLPARSSLSSGLSNGAVNASRDFDLNNGPGLDDVGTEAAPSVQSIKSSLPSAGPVPGIRVNNAEFGNFSSWFPPGNAYSAITVPPIFPGRGEQSYGSPAGSQRVLCPPTPSSSFGPEIYRGPVLSSSPAVAFSPANQIPYPGFPFETSFPLSSNSFSGCSPAYMDSSSGGPLCFPTIPSPLMGPAGVVPSAFARPYVMNLPGGASNIGPDGRKWGSQGLDLNAGPGSIDAERRDERLPTGLRQLSVSSSQALVEEQLKMFQVGGVLKRKEPDGGLDAVDRISYKHPSWQ, encoded by the exons ATGCATGGGTCGGGAGGTGAGAAGTGGAAACGGAGTCGGCACATGTGGCCGGTCCCTAATTCGACCGCGACGACTGTAGCTGTGAACGATTCGAATACCCCCGATTTCTTCTGCAAA GATGGACGCAAAATTCGAGTTGGTGACTGTGCACTTTTTAAGCCACCCCAGGACTCCCCTCCATTTATCGGAATAATACGTAGGCTGACGTTAGACAAGGAGGATACTCTAAGTTTAGGTGTAAATTGGCTTTATCGACCTGCTGATATAAGGCTTGCAAAAGGGATATTGCAAGACGCTGCACTGAACGAGGTCTTTTATTCCTTTCACAAGGATGAGATTCCTGCTGCATCGCTACTCCATCCCTGTAAAGTCGCATTCCTTCGTAAAGGTGTTGAACTTCCTCCAGGGATATCCTCATTTGTTTGCAGACGAGTGTATGACACTGAGAACAAGTGTTTATGGTGGTTAACTGATAAAGACTATATTAAT GAACGACAGGAAGAAGTAGATAAGCTATTAGACAAGACAAGACTAGAAATGCATGGGGGCGTGCAGTCAGGAGGCCGTTCTCCAAAACCTTTGAATGGTCCATCATCAACACCGCAATTGAAATCTGGTTCTGATATTGTACAAAACAGCGCGTCCTCTTTTTCTTCACAGGCTAAGGGAAAAAAGAGGGAACGGGGTGATCAGGGTACTGATTCTGTGAAACGAGAGCGTTTAGTAAAAGTAGAAGATGGCGATTCAGGTCAATTTAGGCCTGAAAATATGATAAAGTCTGAGATAGCAAAAATAACTGACAAAGGAGGGCTTGTGGACCTTGCTGGGGTTGAGAAGTTAGTTCAGCTTATGCAACCTGACAGCGCTGATAAGAAAATAGACTTGGCTGGCAGAATAATGCTTGTTGATGTGATTGCAGTCACGGATAGATATGATTGTCTTGGACGTTTTGTTCAGCTTAGGGGCTTACCTGTGCTGGATGAATGGCTTCAAGAGGTCCATAAGGGGAAAATTGGTGACAGTTGTAGTCCCAAAGAATGTGATAAATCTGTTGAGGAGTTTCTTTTGGCATTACTTCGGGCACTTGATAAGCTGCCTGTAAATCTGCATGCCCTTAAGAGTTGTAATGTGGGCAAATCTGTCAATCATTTGCGGAGTCATAAGAATTCTGAAATTCAGAAGAAAGCTAGGACTTTGGTTGACACGTGGAAGAGACGTGTTGAAGCTGAGATGAATATGAGTGATGCTGCCAAATCTGGACCAGGTCGTGGTGTTTCATGGCCCAATAAGCCTGCATCGTCTGAAGTTTCTCATGTTGGGAGTAAAAAAACAGGAAATTCTGCTGAGGTTGGTTCAAAGAGCTCCAATGTACAACCTTCTGTCTCTAAAGCTCATCAGGTTAAGCTTGGTTCTGGGGATGCTGCTTCCAAGGCATCTGCATCTCCTGGATCAACTAAACTAATGAGTGCATCCGTGGGTACTTTCTCGAAAGATCAGAACTTCAGAATGTTAGTTGCTGCGGGCTCCTCAGACCTTCCTTTGACACCAATTAAGGAGGAAAAAAGTAGCAGTTCTAGTCAGTCACAGAACAACAGCCAGTCAAGTGATCATGCAAAAACAGTGGGTTCATCATGTAGAGAAGATGCAAGGAGTTCAACAGCTGGTTCTGTGTGTGTGAATAAAGTTTCTAGCAGTGGATCTCGCCACCGAAAAGCTATCAATGGCTTTCAAGGATCTGCTATTGCAGGAGTTCAGAAGGAAATTGGGTCAGGTAAAGCTAGTACGCCAAGTAGAAATGTGACTCCTGAAAAACCAACTACTGGAGTATCCCATGAGAAACTTGCTGATGTTCCTCCTGTTGAACACGGGAATAATAGACTCATTGTAAGATTTCCAAACACTGGTCGTAGCCCTGCAAGAGGTGCCTCTGGATCTTCTTTTGAAGACTCTGTTGCCACTTGTGGCAGAGCTTCTCCTCCCACGGAAAAGCATGATAATCATGATAAAAAGCCTAAAGGTCGAAATGATGCTGTCCGTGCTAATATTTCTTCAGATATAAACTCAGATTTGTGTCAAGGAAAGGAATGTGGGTTTGAGGAATCTGCAGTTCCTGCTTGCGTAGAGCAACAAAGGGCTGGTGAAGATGGCGAAAAACCAACAGAAGCATCTAAAGCAGCTGGTTCTTTATCAAATATAATTTCAAGGTCTGGGAAATCATACGAGGCACCTTTAAGCTCCATGGATGCTTTACTTGAAAGCTGTGCAAAGATTTCTGAAGCTAGTGCTTCTACTTCACCAGGGGATGATGGGGGGATGAATTTGCTTGCTAGTGTGGCTGCAGGAGAAATATCTAAATCGGGTAATGTGTCACCATCAGCTTCTCCTGGGAGAAATCCATCTACGCCTGAGGGATCAAGCTCAGGCAATGATGGAAAGTTGAAACAATTAGGGGAGGAGGTTTCTCAAGCCCAATGCCAACAATCTATTGGGGGGGTTAGTGTTGGTTCCCCTTCAGAGCGGGGTAATACAGCCGATTCTTTACTTGCTAAAAATGAATCAAGAAATCCTGTTAGTGGTGGACCAACCAATGATTCTGGGGATATGAAAGGTGTTTCTCCTGCTCATGGGGACAGAGCAGGGGAGTCTAGCGTGCATTTGGATGGTTCTTTGAGTTCACAAGAAAATGCAGATGCGTTAAAATTGTCTGATCATAAACCTGGTGAACCATATGATGTTTCCGTAACCATACCTGTTTCAGCTAGAAAAGAAGGTTGTACGGATGCGGAAGGAGCTTACCAGTTTCACGAGCAAAGAAAGTTTGGAGTTCGTAGGACAAGAAGTATCAGCAGTTTtgataataaattaaaactagaAACTTCATCTGATGAGGATAAAAAAGCTGATAAGAAAGCAGAATATGGAGATGAGAGAACTGTGGAAAACAGTGTGCCAATGGCTTCTGAAGCTCGTTCTGGGAGTGCAAAAGTGGAGAAGGATAATGAAACATCAACTTGCTCATCTTCAGAAGTGGGTCATGGGGATCAGAACGCTGACAAGGAGTTATATAATGATGTTTCAACAGAACAGAAGCCATCTATTGTGACAGCAAGTAATGCTGAGCCTTTGAATGGGAAAAGCGATGATCCCTTGCATTCTTCTGGCTCTGGAAATACTTTGAATGTGGAGTGCAATGGTGAAAAGACTGATGATGTCAAGACTGGAGGTCTAGCTGAGCCGCGGACAGATGGACAAGCGGATTTATGTACTACTTTTGATCGTGACAATGATTGTCGCAAGGACAACTTGGAGACAAAAGAATCTGTTGGTCACTCTTCAGTTGCCCCATCTCCCAAAATCGAGGTGCATGCAGTTGCTGTGCAAGAAAGTGAACAATGTGAGAAGTCTAATAGGCACAAGATAGATGATTTGGAATCAGCTGAGACAGAGCAACAGCAACCTGCAAGTGTGAATGCTTCTGGCCCTGATTCTTTTGTAAAACTGGACTTTGATTTAAATGAAGGCTTTCCTTCTGATGATGGGAGTAACGGGGACCTTGTGAAAGTGGGAGAACCTGGAAGTTCATCAG GAGCATTTAATCCTCCAGAAAACCTGCTGCGGAGTAAGGGAGAACTTGGATGGAAAGGGTCAGCAGCTACAAGTGCATTTCGGCCTGCAGAACCCAGAAAGACCAGTGATGCCGTTGACTCTACTTTTAGCAGACAAGGTCGTGCTCCTTTGGATTTTGACTTGAATGTACCTGACGACAGAGCTTATGAGGATGAGTCTGGGCCTTGTGATCGCGTTGCTGGTGCTGGAGGACTTGATCTTGATTTGAATAGAGCTGATGAGAGTCCTGATGTTGGGCTATTTTCTACTAGCAACCACGCTAGGTTAGAAATGGCTCCTTTACCTGCTAGATCGTCATTATCTAGTGGATTATCTAATGGTGCGGTTAATGCCTCCAGAGACTTTGATTTGAACAATGGGCCAGGGCTTGATGATGTTGGTACTGAAGCGGCACCTTCTGTTCAGTCTATCAAAAGCAGTTTGCCATCGGCCGGACCTGTTCCTGGAATAAGAGTCAACAACGCAGAATTTGGGAACTTTTCATCGTGGTTTCCCCCTGGCAATGCTTATTCAGCCATCACTGTTCCACCAATTTTTCCTGGTAGAGGGGAGCAGAGTTATGGTTCTCCGGCTGGGTCACAGAGGGTCTTGTGTCCTCCTACTCCCAGCTCCTCATTTGGTCCTGAGATTTACAGGGGCCCAGTGCTTTCGTCCTCCCCTGCAGTTGCATTTTCACCTGCCAACCAAATTCCATATCCAGGATTCCCTTTTGAAACTAGTTTTCCCTTGTCATCCAACTCCTTCTCAGGTTGTTCACCAGCATATATGGACTCTTCCTCTGGTGGACCACTTTGTTTTCCTACCATCCCCTCACCTCTTATGGGGCCTGCAGGTGTAGTCCCATCTGCTTTCGCCCGACCATATGTGATGAACCTTCCAGGAGGTGCTAGTAACATTGGCCCTGATGGTAGGAAATGGGGAAGTCAGGGTTTGGACCTTAATGCAGGTCCTGGGAGCATAGATGCTGAACGGAGAGATGAGAGGCTGCCTACAGGATTGAGACAACTTTCTGTTTCAAGTTCACAGGCCCTTGTAGAGGAGCAGCTAAAGATGTTTCAGGTCGGTGGTGTATTGAAGAGAAAGGAACCCGATGGTGGACTTGATGCAGTGGACAGAATTAGCTACAAACACCCTTCATGGCAGTAG